In Streptomyces violaceusniger Tu 4113, one DNA window encodes the following:
- the cseB gene encoding two-component system response regulator CseB has protein sequence MTTGFLPPGPAPGTGSPTEAHLLLVEDDKVIRNTVRMALERYGFTVFTAGDGLTGLEIFREKQPDLLLLDVMLPELDGIGLCRRVREFSLAPILMMSARGDALDVVSGLEAGADDYVIKPCESAVLVARIRSLLRRASFTPAARASHAEARNGAAEPDGAAGPDTLAFGDLTIDTLGMEVRRAGEPLALTPTELRMLLEFAGSPGVVLERRTLLNRVWDHAWQGDTRVVDLHVQRLRAKIGAERIETVRGFGYKLRR, from the coding sequence ATGACCACCGGCTTCCTCCCGCCCGGCCCCGCCCCGGGCACCGGCTCCCCGACCGAGGCACATCTGCTGCTCGTCGAGGACGACAAGGTGATCCGCAATACGGTGCGGATGGCCCTGGAGCGGTACGGCTTCACGGTGTTCACCGCGGGCGACGGTCTCACCGGGCTGGAGATCTTCCGTGAGAAGCAGCCCGATCTGCTCCTCCTGGATGTGATGCTGCCCGAGCTGGACGGCATCGGACTGTGCCGCAGGGTCCGCGAGTTCAGCCTGGCGCCGATCCTGATGATGTCCGCGCGCGGGGACGCCCTCGACGTCGTCTCCGGTCTCGAAGCGGGTGCCGACGACTATGTGATCAAGCCGTGCGAGAGCGCGGTCCTGGTGGCCCGTATCCGCTCGCTGCTGCGCCGCGCCTCCTTCACCCCCGCGGCCCGCGCCTCGCACGCCGAGGCGCGGAACGGGGCGGCGGAGCCGGACGGCGCGGCCGGGCCGGACACCCTCGCCTTCGGCGATCTGACCATCGACACCCTCGGCATGGAGGTGCGCCGCGCGGGAGAGCCGCTCGCGCTGACCCCCACCGAACTGCGGATGCTGCTGGAGTTCGCCGGCTCGCCCGGTGTGGTGCTGGAGCGCCGTACGCTGCTGAACCGGGTCTGGGACCACGCGTGGCAGGGCGACACCCGGGTGGTCGACCTCCATGTGCAGCGGCTGCGGGCGAAGATAGGCGCCGAACGGATCGAGACGGTCCGCGGCTTCGGATACAAGCTGCGACGCTGA
- a CDS encoding helix-turn-helix transcriptional regulator: MATLAPDLHVVAGDEDFCRHFGASSAELCGRSLFDLLHPSTSSVLREHFSRLHDGRRTRFTERVLGCHSRGQVFSGKLTGTAIQGRSDRLSSIVVMVKPDDERPEEAPAPTSQKLLSPLEARILEGVATGASTVQMAAKLYLSRQGVEYHVGSMLRKMKAPNRAALVSRAYAAGMLTVGTWPARVRPEFVK; this comes from the coding sequence ATGGCCACACTCGCCCCCGACCTCCATGTGGTGGCCGGGGACGAGGACTTCTGCCGACATTTCGGCGCATCCTCTGCTGAGTTGTGCGGCCGCAGCCTGTTCGACCTGCTGCACCCCAGCACCTCCTCCGTCCTGCGGGAACACTTCTCGCGGCTGCACGACGGACGGCGCACCCGCTTCACCGAGCGCGTCCTCGGCTGCCACTCACGCGGCCAGGTGTTCTCGGGCAAGCTGACCGGCACGGCCATCCAGGGCCGGTCCGACCGGCTCTCGTCCATCGTCGTCATGGTCAAACCGGATGACGAACGACCCGAGGAGGCACCCGCCCCCACCAGCCAGAAGCTGCTCTCGCCGCTGGAGGCCCGGATACTCGAGGGAGTGGCCACCGGCGCGTCGACCGTGCAGATGGCCGCCAAGCTCTACCTGAGCAGACAGGGCGTCGAATACCACGTGGGGTCGATGCTGCGGAAGATGAAGGCACCCAACCGGGCCGCCTTGGTCTCGCGCGCATACGCGGCGGGCATGCTGACCGTGGGCACCTGGCCGGCCCGGGTGCGTCCGGAATTCGTCAAATGA
- a CDS encoding HAD-IC family P-type ATPase, with protein sequence MSPLSPLSPLHLPLATLKLLSLPPLQLLAPIKAGVAAGVRDAAGAVGRLVRPSQRGIWSYPGRYYIEVRGVHGIGGEQVARRVERALEEHPRVQWARVNAPSERVLVAVGKPPPSEQDLIARIERAEVQEPVAPTEEFDEWAPEPRHPSGGAKEAQSLAVVAADVVGLSVATALRLTPWLRLPTEAAATLSIIQHHPRLRRLALAITRGQPTEAALPVLAALTQGVATRGGGLALDLVQRAALWREAEAEGRAWAAMEPQLVHGPQDVVAEPIVVERPGKPPKDTVERFAERSMAAGAAAGVLAAPFAGPRRGFAVAFSSVPKAPGAGREGFATSLGQFLALRGVLAMDRSSLRRLGQVDTVVLDEAALRGDRYEPIDLELLGGADPEPTAERLFGLFDPDEPLETRHDNGWVLGPLDRLELTGRTGQQTAARLRRRGSERVLGLARGSTLQAVVGLAPQTVPGAEAVAAAARRAGSRIVLATDRPHPTGFTFADAVMPAGRRLVASVRSLQADGAVVLLLSGNRRALGAADCGVGVHRDGEPPAWGAHLLVGADLESAGLIVDAVGVAARVDRESALLSAGGSAVGAVAALQAAPNQATARAAAAGTTAGTLAFALGHWRARQLLARPMDPPVTTTPWHLMPVPRVLERLETGPDGLSPEEATARTALGPRRGEPTRTTLPAAFIEELANPLTPVLAAGAALAAAVGSRTDAALVAAITGISALVGGFQRVRTERALSELFARSAIGARVRRGGTERLVTAGDLVPGDIVMLGPEDVVPADCRLLEGEGLEVDESSLTGESLPVSKDPAPVVGAHITQRRSMLYEGTTVSAGRAVAVVVATGPATEVGRSLATARQAAPVTGVEARLTSLTRSSVPIALGSAAAVAGAGLLHGLPLTKNLASAVNLAVASVPEGLPFLVNAAQLAAARRLADLGALVRNPRTIEALGRADVLCFDKTGTLTEGNLQLAAVSDSGGPLPADRLDAPRKAVLAAALRATPPARQSEPMAHQTDRAVSVGARRAGVGVRRGAPRWRRTDALPFEPSRAYHATTGRTVHGPLLSVKGAPEGVLDRVARRRTPGTGQATELDAEGIRKLGETAEELAGAGRRVLAVAERRMREGEELSDKAVRDLDFLGFIAIADPVRTSAAPALARLRESGVQTMMLTGDHPATADAIAAPIMDLPEPKVCTGPELDEMDDAELDELLPTVDVIARCSPHHKVRIVQAYQRLGRVVAMTGDGANDAPAIRLADVGIALGRRGTPAATAAADLVVTDDRLETIVSALMEGRAMWASVRAALAILIGGNFGEVTFSVATSALTGATPLSARQIMLVNLLTDLAPALAIAVREPTGHTGERLLKEGPSRSLGAALTKEMLLRGVITAAGAGLAWTGARVTGRSRRAGTVALAALVGTQLAQTLTTGGLDRHVLIAGLGSAAVLAAIIQTPGVSQFFDCTPLGPVAWAITLGSITAATLAGPLLAPLLRLESTPLEGDQANQADQADQADQAEGAAEGADAADGAEATAASR encoded by the coding sequence ATGTCACCGCTGTCACCGCTGTCACCGCTGCATCTGCCCCTGGCGACGCTGAAGCTGCTGTCCCTGCCACCCCTGCAGCTCCTCGCGCCCATCAAGGCCGGTGTGGCCGCGGGTGTGCGGGATGCCGCCGGAGCCGTCGGGCGGCTGGTCCGGCCCTCCCAGCGCGGGATCTGGTCCTACCCGGGGAGGTACTACATCGAGGTCCGCGGGGTGCACGGGATCGGGGGCGAGCAGGTGGCCCGCCGGGTGGAACGGGCCCTCGAGGAGCATCCGCGGGTGCAGTGGGCACGGGTCAACGCGCCCTCCGAGCGGGTCCTGGTGGCCGTGGGCAAGCCGCCCCCGTCCGAGCAGGACCTGATCGCACGGATCGAGCGCGCGGAGGTCCAGGAGCCCGTCGCGCCCACCGAGGAGTTCGACGAGTGGGCCCCGGAGCCGCGCCATCCCTCCGGCGGCGCGAAGGAGGCCCAGTCGCTGGCCGTCGTGGCGGCGGACGTCGTGGGGCTGAGCGTGGCCACCGCCCTGCGGCTCACCCCGTGGCTCAGACTGCCGACCGAGGCGGCCGCGACCCTGTCCATCATCCAGCACCACCCCCGCCTGCGGCGGCTGGCCCTGGCCATCACCCGCGGGCAGCCCACCGAGGCCGCACTGCCGGTGCTGGCCGCGCTGACCCAGGGCGTGGCCACCCGGGGTGGCGGGCTCGCGCTCGACCTCGTCCAGCGGGCGGCCCTGTGGCGGGAGGCGGAGGCGGAGGGCCGGGCCTGGGCGGCGATGGAGCCACAGCTCGTGCACGGCCCCCAGGACGTGGTGGCCGAGCCGATCGTGGTCGAGCGGCCCGGAAAGCCCCCCAAGGACACCGTGGAGCGCTTCGCGGAGCGCTCCATGGCCGCCGGGGCCGCGGCCGGTGTCCTCGCGGCCCCGTTCGCCGGTCCGCGTCGCGGATTCGCGGTCGCGTTCTCGTCCGTGCCCAAGGCGCCGGGGGCCGGCCGGGAGGGGTTCGCGACCAGCCTCGGCCAGTTTCTCGCCCTGCGCGGCGTCCTCGCCATGGACCGCAGCAGTCTGCGGCGGCTGGGCCAGGTCGACACCGTGGTGCTGGACGAGGCGGCGCTGCGCGGCGACCGCTACGAGCCCATCGACCTGGAACTCCTCGGCGGCGCCGACCCCGAGCCGACCGCCGAGCGGCTCTTCGGCCTCTTCGACCCCGATGAGCCACTGGAGACCCGCCACGACAACGGATGGGTGCTCGGCCCCCTGGACCGGCTGGAGCTGACGGGCCGCACCGGGCAGCAGACCGCGGCGCGGCTCCGCCGCAGGGGCAGCGAGCGGGTGCTCGGCCTGGCCCGGGGAAGCACGCTCCAGGCGGTGGTGGGCCTCGCCCCGCAGACCGTGCCGGGCGCCGAGGCCGTGGCGGCCGCCGCCCGCCGGGCAGGATCCCGCATCGTCCTGGCCACCGACCGGCCCCATCCCACCGGGTTCACCTTCGCCGACGCCGTGATGCCCGCCGGCCGCCGCCTCGTGGCCTCCGTACGGTCCCTGCAGGCCGACGGCGCCGTGGTGCTGCTGCTCTCCGGCAACCGCCGGGCCCTGGGAGCCGCCGACTGCGGCGTCGGCGTGCACCGCGACGGCGAGCCCCCGGCCTGGGGCGCCCATCTGCTCGTCGGCGCCGACCTGGAGTCGGCCGGGCTCATCGTGGACGCCGTGGGCGTGGCCGCGCGGGTCGACCGGGAGAGCGCCCTGCTGTCCGCGGGCGGCAGCGCCGTCGGCGCGGTGGCCGCCCTCCAGGCGGCCCCGAACCAGGCCACCGCCCGGGCCGCCGCGGCGGGCACCACCGCGGGGACCCTGGCCTTCGCCCTGGGCCACTGGCGGGCACGCCAGCTCCTCGCCCGCCCCATGGACCCGCCGGTGACCACCACCCCCTGGCATCTGATGCCCGTCCCCCGGGTGCTGGAGCGCCTGGAGACCGGCCCCGACGGCCTCAGCCCGGAGGAGGCGACCGCCCGCACCGCGCTGGGGCCGCGCCGCGGCGAGCCCACCCGCACCACCCTGCCCGCCGCGTTCATCGAGGAGCTGGCCAACCCCCTGACCCCGGTCCTCGCCGCCGGGGCCGCCCTGGCGGCCGCCGTGGGCTCGCGCACCGACGCCGCACTGGTGGCCGCCATCACCGGCATCTCCGCCCTGGTCGGCGGATTCCAGCGGGTCAGGACCGAGCGGGCCCTGTCCGAGCTGTTCGCCCGCTCGGCGATCGGCGCCCGGGTCCGCCGGGGCGGTACGGAACGCCTCGTGACCGCCGGGGACCTCGTCCCCGGCGACATCGTCATGCTGGGCCCCGAGGACGTGGTGCCCGCCGACTGCCGGCTACTGGAGGGCGAGGGGCTCGAGGTCGACGAGTCCTCGCTGACCGGCGAATCGCTCCCCGTGAGCAAGGATCCGGCGCCGGTCGTCGGCGCGCACATCACCCAGCGCCGGTCGATGCTCTACGAGGGCACCACCGTCTCCGCGGGGCGCGCCGTGGCCGTCGTCGTGGCCACCGGACCGGCCACCGAGGTCGGCCGAAGCCTGGCCACCGCCCGCCAGGCCGCCCCGGTCACCGGTGTCGAGGCGCGGCTGACCTCGCTCACCCGGTCCAGCGTGCCCATCGCGCTCGGATCCGCCGCCGCGGTCGCCGGCGCCGGACTGCTGCACGGCCTCCCGCTCACCAAGAACCTCGCCTCCGCCGTCAACCTGGCCGTCGCGTCCGTCCCCGAAGGGCTTCCGTTCCTGGTCAACGCGGCCCAGCTGGCCGCCGCCCGCCGACTGGCCGACCTCGGCGCCCTGGTCCGCAACCCCCGCACCATCGAGGCGCTCGGCCGCGCCGACGTGCTGTGCTTCGACAAGACCGGAACCCTCACCGAGGGCAACCTCCAGCTCGCGGCCGTCAGCGACAGCGGCGGCCCGCTCCCCGCCGACCGGCTCGACGCGCCCCGTAAGGCGGTGCTCGCCGCCGCCCTGCGCGCGACCCCGCCGGCCCGCCAGTCCGAGCCCATGGCGCACCAGACCGACCGCGCGGTGAGCGTCGGGGCGCGCCGGGCCGGGGTCGGGGTGCGGCGCGGAGCGCCCCGCTGGCGCCGTACGGACGCGTTGCCCTTCGAACCCTCCCGCGCCTACCACGCCACCACCGGGCGCACCGTGCACGGTCCGCTGCTCAGCGTGAAGGGCGCGCCTGAAGGCGTCCTGGACCGGGTCGCACGGCGGCGCACCCCGGGCACCGGCCAGGCCACCGAACTGGACGCGGAGGGCATCAGGAAGCTGGGCGAGACCGCGGAAGAGCTGGCCGGTGCCGGTCGCCGGGTCCTGGCGGTGGCCGAGCGGCGGATGCGGGAGGGCGAGGAGCTGTCCGACAAGGCCGTACGGGACCTGGACTTCCTCGGCTTCATCGCCATCGCCGACCCCGTGCGCACCAGCGCCGCCCCCGCCCTCGCGCGGCTTCGCGAGTCGGGTGTGCAGACCATGATGCTCACCGGCGACCACCCCGCCACCGCGGACGCCATCGCCGCCCCCATCATGGATCTCCCCGAGCCCAAGGTGTGCACCGGTCCGGAGCTGGACGAGATGGACGACGCGGAGCTGGACGAGCTGCTGCCGACGGTGGACGTGATCGCCCGGTGCAGCCCGCACCACAAGGTCCGTATCGTTCAGGCGTATCAGCGCCTCGGCCGGGTGGTGGCGATGACCGGGGACGGCGCCAACGACGCTCCCGCGATCCGGCTCGCGGACGTCGGGATCGCCCTGGGGCGGCGCGGTACCCCCGCCGCGACCGCCGCCGCGGACCTGGTCGTCACCGACGACCGCCTGGAGACGATCGTCTCGGCCCTGATGGAGGGGCGTGCCATGTGGGCCTCGGTGCGCGCGGCCCTCGCCATCCTCATCGGCGGCAACTTCGGCGAGGTCACCTTCAGTGTGGCCACCTCCGCCCTGACCGGCGCCACACCCCTGAGCGCCCGTCAGATCATGCTGGTCAACCTGCTGACCGACCTCGCGCCCGCGCTCGCCATCGCGGTGCGCGAGCCGACCGGGCACACCGGCGAACGGCTGCTCAAGGAGGGCCCCAGCCGCTCCCTGGGCGCGGCGCTGACCAAGGAGATGCTGCTGCGGGGCGTCATCACGGCCGCCGGGGCCGGACTGGCGTGGACCGGCGCCCGGGTCACCGGCAGAAGCCGCCGGGCCGGTACGGTGGCGCTCGCCGCCCTGGTCGGCACCCAGCTCGCGCAGACCCTGACCACGGGCGGCCTGGACCGGCACGTCCTGATCGCCGGGCTGGGCTCCGCCGCGGTGCTCGCCGCCATCATCCAGACCCCGGGCGTCAGCCAGTTCTTCGACTGCACCCCGCTCGGCCCGGTCGCCTGGGCCATCACCCTGGGGTCCATCACCGCGGCCACCCTGGCCGGCCCCCTCCTGGCGCCGCTGCTGCGCCTGGAGAGCACGCCCCTTGAAGGGGACCAAGCGAACCAAGCGGATCAGGCGGATCAAGCGGATCAGGCGGAGGGTGCGGCGGAGGGCGCGGACGCCGCCGACGGGGCGGAGGCGACCGCCGCATCCCGGTGA
- a CDS encoding DUF6296 family protein yields MRSRERYELIFVDATVPGTEDVVVVHRTDSSGPGGHPVYADDTGIVRAEISDRDEVRMIASGGHQVHAAAVSARPVS; encoded by the coding sequence ATGCGGAGCCGAGAGAGGTATGAGCTGATCTTCGTGGATGCGACCGTCCCCGGGACCGAGGATGTCGTGGTGGTGCACCGTACGGACAGCAGTGGTCCGGGCGGGCACCCTGTGTACGCGGACGACACCGGCATCGTGCGGGCGGAGATCAGCGACCGTGACGAGGTGCGGATGATCGCCAGTGGCGGCCATCAGGTGCACGCCGCCGCGGTCAGCGCCCGCCCGGTGTCCTGA
- a CDS encoding sigma-70 family RNA polymerase sigma factor — protein sequence MSDVAAMDGATGVELQLEPYRTQLTGYCYRMLGSAFEAEDAVQETMVRAWRGLDRFEGRSALRSWLYRIATNVCLDMLNGSKRRARPMDLTSVATPFPAALAEQPEATWIGPVPDGQVLPAGGDPAEVAAQRDAVRLAFIAALQHLAPRQRAVLILREVLAWKASEVAELLGTTVASVNSALQRARATLAASEISDSDPVKPLDEEQRALLARYVDAFERYDLDSLTALLHEDATLSMPPYELWLRGHEDIRQWLLGHGIGCRGSRLVPTVANGLPAFGQYRPSGPDGRHEAWALQVLEISGGRITGLNSFLDTERLFPLFGLPAQLEPERVA from the coding sequence ATGAGTGATGTGGCGGCGATGGACGGCGCGACCGGTGTCGAGCTCCAGTTGGAGCCGTACCGCACGCAGCTGACCGGTTACTGCTATCGGATGCTGGGCTCGGCCTTCGAAGCCGAGGACGCCGTCCAGGAGACCATGGTGCGCGCCTGGCGGGGCCTGGACCGCTTCGAGGGCCGCTCCGCGCTGCGGTCCTGGCTCTACCGCATCGCCACCAATGTCTGCCTGGACATGCTCAACGGGAGCAAGCGCCGGGCCCGGCCTATGGATCTGACCTCCGTGGCCACCCCGTTCCCGGCCGCGCTCGCCGAGCAGCCGGAGGCCACCTGGATCGGGCCGGTCCCGGACGGCCAGGTGCTGCCGGCCGGGGGAGACCCCGCCGAGGTGGCGGCCCAGCGGGACGCGGTGCGGCTCGCGTTCATCGCCGCGCTGCAGCACCTGGCGCCCCGCCAGCGGGCGGTGCTGATCCTGCGCGAGGTGCTGGCGTGGAAGGCGAGCGAGGTCGCCGAGCTGCTGGGCACCACCGTCGCGTCCGTCAACAGCGCGTTGCAGCGCGCCCGGGCCACCCTCGCCGCGAGCGAGATCAGCGACTCCGACCCGGTCAAGCCGCTGGACGAGGAGCAGCGCGCCCTGCTGGCCCGCTATGTGGACGCCTTCGAGCGCTATGACCTGGACTCCCTCACCGCCCTGCTGCATGAGGACGCCACGCTCTCCATGCCGCCGTACGAGCTGTGGCTGCGCGGCCATGAGGACATCCGCCAGTGGCTGCTGGGCCATGGCATCGGCTGCCGCGGCTCCCGTCTGGTCCCGACCGTGGCCAACGGCCTGCCCGCCTTCGGCCAGTACCGTCCGAGTGGCCCCGACGGCCGCCATGAAGCCTGGGCGCTTCAGGTCCTCGAGATATCAGGGGGCCGGATCACCGGGCTCAACTCCTTCCTGGACACCGAGCGCCTCTTCCCCCTGTTCGGCCTCCCCGCCCAGCTCGAGCCCGAGCGCGTGGCCTGA
- a CDS encoding STAS domain-containing protein → MARPEPEKPPTPPPAPAPPSPAVLVLGRPVTRAEVERLCERLSALARLAGPGPVTVDVGGAGRPDLAVVEALARLRLTAGRLGRGIQLRNACGELRRLLAWTGLDEALTTPAASGHALASGHALGLELGGEAEQGEEALGVQEGVEPGDPAP, encoded by the coding sequence TTGGCCCGTCCCGAGCCCGAGAAGCCGCCCACGCCGCCCCCGGCCCCGGCCCCGCCGTCCCCGGCCGTGCTGGTCCTGGGCCGGCCGGTCACCCGCGCCGAGGTGGAGCGGCTGTGCGAACGGCTGTCCGCGCTGGCGCGCCTGGCCGGTCCTGGACCGGTCACCGTGGACGTGGGCGGGGCGGGCCGGCCGGACCTGGCCGTCGTCGAGGCCCTGGCCCGGCTGCGGCTGACCGCCGGCCGGCTGGGGCGCGGGATCCAGCTCCGCAACGCCTGCGGCGAACTGCGGCGGCTGCTCGCCTGGACGGGGCTGGACGAGGCCCTGACGACCCCCGCGGCGTCAGGGCACGCCCTGGCGTCAGGCCACGCGCTCGGGCTCGAGCTGGGCGGGGAGGCCGAACAGGGGGAAGAGGCGCTCGGTGTCCAGGAAGGAGTTGAGCCCGGTGATCCGGCCCCCTGA